DNA sequence from the Paenibacillus azoreducens genome:
GCTTCATCTACTGATTCGCAAATGCAATCGCTCCACGCGCAGGCGTCTTCGGCTTCCAAAAGAGCCGCTGGCGGTGGATTCCACGACCATTTCTGCCGGTCACAATCGGCTGCCTTGGGCTCCATCGGTAAAAGGAGAGAAGAGTGGCATTAAGCTGCACGTGTCTTTGTTGACTGAGACCGGCGAACTCCATCGTGTTACGGAATCGACGGGAAAACAGCACGATTCGACCCTGTGCAGCGCGGTAACGGACTCCAATTTCATTCTGGTTGCGGATCGTGCATATGGAAAGCATAAACAGTTTGATGCGTACATGGAGCAGGAGCAACGGCAGTATTTTGTCATCCGGTTGAGAAACAATACGGTACTGCATGAGCCGGTTTATCGTGAACGAAAACGCCCTTACGAACATACGATTGAGCAAGATTTGACCTGTCAGCTCGGAACAAAAGCGTCTTTGACCCGATATCGATTTCGGGTCGTAAAGCTAAAGGATCCCCAAGGCAACCCGGTTGTCCTGGCGACCAACTTACACCGTCCCTCGGCGGAGAAAATAGCAGAAGTCTACCGACAACGCTGGCAAATCGAGGTGTTTTTTCGATGGATTAAACAGCATCTGAATGTGCCCAAACTTTTTGGGAAGACACCAAATGCCGTTTACGGACAATTATACACCGCATTAATCGTGTACGTGCTGCTTCAGTACGTGTATGAGCAGGGAAATAGCCAGGTTCACCCAAGTGCACGATTATCTTTTGCAGAGTTCGATCGACTGATCAGCTTAGCGGCCTTGCCTCCCGAATGGGTGGTTTATTTGGCTCACCATTTAGCATTGCCATAACCCAGATGCTGGTAAATCAACAGGCGTGCACTTTTGCAACTTTTCAGGTGAAACAGTCTGTCATTTTTGTATGTAGGATTTTGCTAAAACCAAAAAGTATTCAAGAATCCATATCATTAATGCCGCTGTTCAAATACCCGTAATATTATTTATTATGAAAATTGATTCAATGTGCTACCTTTCCGAGGGGAATCTACTCATTTGGTTAAAACGGCCGGAAAAGCCTGCACATTTCAGGCTGTCGAGACCCCCCTGTTTTTACAGGCGGGTTAAAATTCCTCTTCGGTCTATAAAGCAGGGTTCTCAGAGCGTTTTAAATCGATTTTTGTTTTAAAGGATGTGCTTCCCAGGTTCATTTTCATTTAGGCGATCCGACCAATTGACAGCACTATCCTTTGTCAGAACCTTCTCACGGCAACTTCATTTCAGCAGCTACCTTCCTCTTTTGCGGTTTTCTTTTTTACAGCCCCATTCTTTTTTCAGTTCCATTTTTTCAGTTCCTTTTTTTTCAGTTCCTTCTTTTTCAGTTCCTTTTATTTCGAGTTTCCTCTTTTTCATGTCATTAATAAACCTGTTAATTTTCTCTTTTCCGGGTCATCAATAATCGCATCACGTTTTCAGCAGCACGTTCCATATTTACCTCTCCCTGCTGCAATGCGGTCTCCAAGGTACATGCTCCTGGCATAATGCCGAAAACCGCGTCGATCCCCTGGCCATACAGCTCGCTGATGCCTTCACCGAGATGGCCGGCAAAGGCGATAACCGGCTTGGCGTGTTTTTGCGCCACCTGGGCTACGCCGAAAGGCGTTTTGCCAAACTTCGTCTGAACATCGATGCTGCCTTCCCCTGTCCAGACCATGTCCGCCTGCCTGATTTTTGCTTCCAACCCTGTATATTCAATGACAAGCTCGACGCCCTTTTTCAGAACCCCATTTAAAAATACCATCAATCCCGCACCCAAACCGCCAGCCGCTCCCGCTCCGGGGACATCCGCAATGGTTTTGCCCATCTGCGACTGAATCACATCGGCATAATGCCGTAAACCGGCATCCAGCATGGCCGCCATCCCCGGCGTGGCGCCTTTTTGCGGTCCAAACACATAAGAAGCGCCTGCGGGTCCGCATAATGGATTGGTTACGTCGCATGCTACTTCAATTTTGACCTTACCCATTCTCGGATCCATATCGCTAAGGTCAATGCGGGCTAACTTGCGGAGCTCCGCACCGCCCGGTCCAAGCTCACAGCCCTTGTCGTCAAGCAGCCTGCCGCCCAAAGCTTGCAGCATCCCTGCACCGCCGTCATTGGTTGCACTGCCCCCAATCCCGATCAGTATCCTGTCGATGTCATGATCAAGCACGGCCCGGAGCAACTGCCCCGTTCCAAAAGTGGTGGTTAGCAGCGGATTCCTCGCTTCCTTCGGGATCAACCCGATGCCGCTTGCGCTGGCCATTTCCAGTACGGCCGTCTTCCCGTCACCCATGATGCCGTATGAAGCCTCCACCTCGCTGCCAAGCGGTCCTTTCACCTTAAGCATGTGAACGGTTCCGCCCGTCGCATCCACCAAAGACTGCATCGTGCCTTCGCCCCCGTCAGCCATTGGCACTTCGATGCAGCGCGCTATCGGATTGGCCTTATGAATGCCTCTGGCCATGGCTGCGCAGACCTGTTTAGCGGTCATGCTTTCCTTAAACGAATCTGGAGCAAGCAGGATCGTC
Encoded proteins:
- a CDS encoding IS4 family transposase, which encodes MNHRTMLVPILQSLIPNEELQPLLQQANYVDTARKFTVYELFIFLAEAALGQWDGYRDGEKRMVACGLRPADHSTISKKAKEVPFSVFKQLLHLLIRKCNRSTRRRLRLPKEPLAVDSTTISAGHNRLPWAPSVKGEKSGIKLHVSLLTETGELHRVTESTGKQHDSTLCSAVTDSNFILVADRAYGKHKQFDAYMEQEQRQYFVIRLRNNTVLHEPVYRERKRPYEHTIEQDLTCQLGTKASLTRYRFRVVKLKDPQGNPVVLATNLHRPSAEKIAEVYRQRWQIEVFFRWIKQHLNVPKLFGKTPNAVYGQLYTALIVYVLLQYVYEQGNSQVHPSARLSFAEFDRLISLAALPPEWVVYLAHHLALP
- a CDS encoding glycerate kinase, whose amino-acid sequence is MEKEMTILLAPDSFKESMTAKQVCAAMARGIHKANPIARCIEVPMADGGEGTMQSLVDATGGTVHMLKVKGPLGSEVEASYGIMGDGKTAVLEMASASGIGLIPKEARNPLLTTTFGTGQLLRAVLDHDIDRILIGIGGSATNDGGAGMLQALGGRLLDDKGCELGPGGAELRKLARIDLSDMDPRMGKVKIEVACDVTNPLCGPAGASYVFGPQKGATPGMAAMLDAGLRHYADVIQSQMGKTIADVPGAGAAGGLGAGLMVFLNGVLKKGVELVIEYTGLEAKIRQADMVWTGEGSIDVQTKFGKTPFGVAQVAQKHAKPVIAFAGHLGEGISELYGQGIDAVFGIMPGACTLETALQQGEVNMERAAENVMRLLMTRKREN